A single region of the Amia ocellicauda isolate fAmiCal2 chromosome 8, fAmiCal2.hap1, whole genome shotgun sequence genome encodes:
- the lzts3a gene encoding leucine zipper putative tumor suppressor 3, producing MAKLEAVPLLSDCPPLPGRQGSMGSVGSGVAGEQEFAMKSVGTRTQPGTTRPNGLPSRRCPAEDRSHSNPAIHTTPTTTASSSSSTPPQPVGNALYLSGELRRAGQRGLSLDLCGNNVAANNERNSNVGGVGSSTGSLPPPQYRDPPSASLAPSSSGPTSLDNHNPPKILPVSGKLEQNNDGLVRPSAFKPVVPKSFHSMQNLVCPPQTNGGRSVGGGGSGGSSGSGGGVGGHRDSPGGGSAGGGAPRDRQTGGGGRGGLSDSGRNSLTSLPTYTGSGSGYGPPHPLGPLSASTSHINRLGMAGGGCGGSGGGGSGGGYEKPGYQNGLSASDSGRSSSGKSSSSCQRLSHLSDAPQLRPSPSSDDIIHDLEDRLWEKEQEVLHMRRNLDQSEAAIVQVFEEKQRVWEREMEDLRQSYACKLQQLSRRAQRTQQALQAQVGRLQQDKRRLQEELASLLAHREELERKCLDYKKEQADILPRLEETKWEVCQKSGEISLLKQQLRESQAEVTQRAGEMVSLRTQLKELGAQLREKEEAVLGLKDSYSSKSLALERCEGELQRTLAEVSLLREKLGVFEAEVLGLKQALGELGGAGRWVALPPSPQSPSDVGEGSSFSPPTPPADALLSLQSDEAKAQRQAEAGGMRRQLERLQGELRLERQQRERQALSFARERHTWQGEKERVLKYQAQLQLSYVEMYQKNQALEQQVGQLSSKLSPSPTSLPCLPPPLPPPLQLPLSPPSADDRKPLPTQLTPPWSGPSRLERIESTEI from the exons atgGCGAAGCTGGAGGCAGTGCCGTTGCTGAGTGACTGCCCCCCCCTCCCTGGCCGGCAAGGCAGCATGGGCAGTGTGGGCAGTGGGGTGGCAGGGGAGCAGGAGTTCGCCATGAAAAGTGTGGGTACCCGCACCCAGCCAGGCACTACTCGGCCTAATGGCCTGCCCTCTCGCCGTTGCCCTGCAGAGGACCGCAGCCACAGCAACCCCGCCATCCACACAACACCCACCACCACTgccagctcctcctcctccacccccccccaacctGTGGGCAATGCACTGTACTTGAGTGGGGAGCTACGGCGGGCAGGGCAGCGTGGCCTCAGCCTGGATCTCTGTGGGAACAACGTGGCTGCCAACAATGAGAGGAATAGTAATGTTGGGGGTGTGGGGAGTAGTACAGGCAGCCTGCCCCCACCCCAGTACAGAGACCCCCCAAGTGCCAGCCTTGCCCCCTCCAGCTCAGGCCCAACCTCACTGGACAACCACAACCCACCCAAGATCCTCCCCGTGTCCGGCAAGCTGGAGCAG AATAATGATGGATTGGTTCGTCCCTCAGCGTTCAAGCCTGTGGTTCCCAAGAGTTTCCATTCCATGCAGAACCTTGTGTGCCCCCCCCAGACCAACGGGGGCCGGAGTGTGGGGGGTGGTGGCAGTGGTGGCAGCTCAGGCTCAGGAGGTGGTGTGGGGGGGCACCGGGACAGCCCAGGGGGGGGCAgtgcaggcggaggggcacctagagacagacagacagggggcGGTGGCAGGGGTGGTCTGTCTGACTCAGGCAGGAACTCTTTGACTAGCCTCCCCACCTACACAGGCTCTGGCAGTGGATATGGCCCCCCCCACCCTTTGGGGCCCCTCAGTGCCTCAACTAGCCACATCAACCGGCTGGGCATGGCAGGTGGGGGGTGCGGGGGCAGTGGCGGGGGTGGCAGTGGGGGTGGGTATGAGAAGCCTGGGTACCAAAACGGTCTGAGTGCCTCAGATAGTGGCCGTTCCTCTTCAGGAAAGAGCTCCTCCTCTTGCCAGCGGCTTAGCCACCTGAGTGATGCCCCACAGCTgcgcccctccccctcctctgaTGATATTATCCATGACCTGGAGGACCGCCTCTGGGAGAAGGAGCAGGAG GTGTTGCACATGCGGCGCAACCTGGACCAGAGTGAGGCTGCGATCGTGCAGGTGTTTGAGGAGAAGCAGCGCGtgtgggagagggagatggaggacCTGCGCCAGAGCTATGCCTGCAAACTGCAGCAGCTGTCCCGTCGTGCTCAGAGGACCCAGCAAGCATTACAGGCACAGGTGGGCCGTTTGCAGCAGGACAAGCGGcgactgcaggaggagctggccAGCCTGCTGGCCCATCGCGAGGAGTTGGAGAGAAAGTGCCTTGACTACAAGAAGGAGCAGGCTGATATCCTGCCACGCCTGGAGGAGACCAAGTGGGAG GTGTGTCAGAAGTCTGGGGAGATCTCCCTGCTGAAGCAGCAGCTGCGGGAATCACAGGCAGAGGTGACACAGCGGGCGGGGGAGATGGTGTCTTTGCGCACCCAGCTGAAGGAGCTGGGGGCCCAACTGCGGGAGAAGGAGGAGGCAGTGCTGGGCCTCAAGGACTCCTATAGCAGCAAGAGTCTGGCCCTGGAGCGCTGTGAAGGGGAGCTGCAGAGGACActggctgag GTGTCTCTGCTCCGGGAGAAACTGGGCGTGTTCGAAGCAGAGGTGCTAGGGCTGAAGCAGGCACTGGGGGAActggggggggcagggaggtGGGTGGCGTTACCACCCTCCCCTCAGAGCCCCTCTGACGTGGGTGAAGGGTCCTCcttcagcccccccaccccaccagcAGATGCCCTACTGAGCCTGCAGAGTGACGAGGCCAAGGCCCAGAGACAGGCAGAGGCAGGGGGTATGCGGCGGCAGCTGGAGAGGCTACAGGGTGAGCTGAGACTGGAGAGACAGCAGAGGGAGAGGCAGGCCCTGAGCTTTGCCCGTGAGAGGCACACCTGGCAGGGGGAGAAGGAGCGAGTGCTGAAGTACCAGGCACAGCTGCAGCTCAGCTATGTGGAGATGTACCAGAAGAATCAGGCTTTGGAACAGCAGGTGGGCCAGCTTAGCAGCAAGCTCTCCCCATCTCCCACCTCCCTACCCTGTCTGccgccacccctccccccaccacTCCAGCTCCCGCTCTCGCCCCCCTCCGCAGATGACAGGAAGCCTCTGCCCACCCAACTCACCCCTCCCTGGAGTGGCCCCTCTCGCCTGGAGAGGATTGAGTCCACAGAGATATAG
- the fastkd5 gene encoding FAST kinase domain-containing protein 5, mitochondrial has protein sequence MLWGMLYWRLTALGRLRLAVASQKKWNVEVSSGQLRSSHSDREQQQQQQQQQQEHGQEPSYQIPQTTCLLEYRVPYSPSAYPIARPGRTPPTAPAELEEDLAIPTSPPPGARQLCNPYSVSSSRRLSSVKNTLLDLTFSRPAVAHRPHKEGDGYTPREDHDFNSKEDPRAFQRERSEYSVLCHDLSEPQFPPLSAEEASLLLHRVTVLRGGLQPDAIVDFLSALGRLPPPLRPPVRGDSRFAMLCRYAVESLPRMCPTQLLALLRAFVCLELPPGHSMLALYEAELCRRGGMLNRTQLLLAGDLWRCLGRSAPLYLDVTLTQLEQSWQELSVAELVQLLYLVGEGRRAPAALLPRLELLLLQYLEELTAEELGAVSLGLFKSQSVLSQCTVRRLADIGLAQLPGMSNLALVNLLKLLRFSRLEHRGLLRALGQEVPRRAGALGPPALMHVALTCSTLRYRDERVLEAVAAAVLPLASRCRNKDAAKLLWAFCSLGYDPRNRTAFLGSLIQQLRVRTEELERYPQHLLTALLALAFAGEFPSDLVGLALSPRFVSLASNFHQLELKKDLFMLDGSVGLELPDWVGPRLPSQLCHEVTKVLWGIAQEDMCQRPEVLEAEALLQELLGGPSFVRKHMILPHTRSIDLEVCLESSGRALPLNECSTLTALAPPNPRARTASSRGWEEQHTAVPLTEDLLAKLLNNLTLLPPSQPAELQPQHSTPCRASEENSRQICSGVILTEGLLDALTGRPSTALPLPPRPTGPRRLAVQVCSRNQYCSDTRFLMGLHAMKRRQLGQLGYCAVELHPWEWLPLLRRSRADKLAYLHSKLYSTLD, from the coding sequence ATGCTGTGGGGCATGCTGTACTGGAGGCTCACTGCACTGGGTCGGCTTCGCCTTGCTGTTGCCTCCCAGAAGAAATGGAACGTGGAGGTGTCCTCTGGACAGCTGAGGAGCAGCCATAGtgacagagagcagcagcagcagcagcagcagcagcagcaggagcatGGGCAGGAGCCCAGCTACCAGATTCCCCAGACCACCTGTCTGTTGGAGTACAGAGTGCCCTACAGCCCCTCTGCATACCCCATCGCCCGGCCAGGCAGAACACCCCCCACTGCCCCAGCAGAATTGGAGGAGGACTTGGCCATACCCACCTCCCCACCACCTGGTGCCCGACAGCTTTGCAACCCCTACAGTGTGAGCAGCTCGCGGCGCCTCTCCAGTGTCAAAAATACCCTGCTGGATCTGACCTTCAGCCGCCCAGCGGTGGCCCACAGGCCTCACAAGGAGGGGGATGGCTATACGCCCAGGGAGGATCATGACTTCAACAGTAAGGAGGACCCCCGTGCCTTTCAAAGGGAGCGATCAGAGTATAGTGTGCTGTGCCACGACCTGTCTGAGCCACAATTCCCCCCACTCTCTGCTGAAGAAGCCTCACTGCTGCTGCACAGGGTGACAGTGTTGAGAGGTGGCCTCCAGCCTGATGCCATTGTAGACTTCCTGTCAGCGCTGGGCCGGCTGCCACCCCCACTGCGCCCCCCAGTGCGAGGGGACTCCCGCTTTGCCATGCTGTGCCGCTATGCTGTAGAAAGTCTGCCACGCATGTGTCCTACTCAGCTGCTGGCGCTACTGCGTGCCTTTGTGTGTTTGGAGCTGCCACCTGGGCATAGCATGCTGGCGCTATATGAGGCAGAGCTATGCCGCCGGGGGGGAATGCTGAACCGCACACAGCTGCTGCTGGCCGGAGACCTGTGGCGTTGCCTGGGCCGCTCTGCTCCGCTATACCTGGATGTCACACTGACCCAATTGGAACAGAGTTGGCAGGAGCTGAGTGTGGCGGAGCTGGTACAGCTGCTGTACCTGGTGGGTGAGGGCAGACGTGCCCCAGCTGCCTTGCTGCCCCGGCtggaactgctgctgctgcagtacCTGGAGGAGCTGACTGCAGAGGAGCTGGGTGCTGTGAGCCTGGGCCTGTTCAAGTCACAGAGTGTGCTGTCTCAGTGCACAGTGAGGCGTCTGGCTGATATAGGGCTGGCACAGCTGCCTGGCATGAGTAACCTGGCACTGGTGAACCTGTTGAAGCTGCTGCGTTTCAGTCGTCTGGAACACCGTGGTTTGCTGCGGGCACTAGGTCAGGAGGTGCCGCGGAGGGCCGGGGCACTGGGCCCCCCTGCTCTCATGCATGTGGCGCTGACCTGCTCTACCTTGCGCTACCGGGACGAGAGGGTACTGGAGGCTGTCGCTGCTGCGGTGCTCCCCCTTGCCTCACGCTGCCGCAACAAGGATGCTGCCAAGCTGTTGTGGGCCTTCTGTTCTCTGGGGTATGATCCCAGGAATCGTACCGCTTTCCTGGGCAGTCTGATACAGCAGCTGCGTGTGAGGACTGAGGAACTGGAGCGCTACCCTCAGCACCTGCTCACCGCACTGCTGGCGCTGGCCTTCGCTGGTGAATTTCCATCTGATCTGGTGGGCCTGGCGCTCAGCCCACGTTTTGTCAGTCTGGCCTCCAATTTCCACCAGTTGGAGCTGAAGAAGGACCTGTTCATGCTAGATGGCAGCGTGGGGCTGGAGCTGCCAGACTGGGTGGGGCCACGGTTACCCTCCCAGCTGTGCCATGAAGTGACAAAGGTGTTGTGGGGCATTGCCCAGGAGGACATGTGCCAGCGCCCTGAGGTGCTGGAGGCAGAGGCACTGCTGCAGGAGTTGCTGGGGGGGCCCAGCTTCGTCAGGAAGCACATGATCCTGCCACACACAAGGTCCATCGACCTGGAGGTGTGCCTGGAAAGCTCAGGCAGAGCACTGCCCCTCAATGAGTGCAGCACCCTCACTGCCCTCGCCCCCCCAAACCCCAGGGCCAGGACAGCCAGCTCACGGGGCTGGGAGGAGCAGCACACGGCTGTTCCCCTGACTGAGGACCTGCTTGCCAAGCTACTCAACAACCTGACCTTACTGCCACCCTCACAGCCTGCAGAACTGCAACCCCAGCACAGCACACCCTGCAGAGCCTCAGAGGAAAATAGCCGTCAAATCTGCAGCGGGGTGATCCTTACCGAGGGGCTCCTGGATGCCCTAACAGGTCGCCCCTCCACTGCACTCCCCCTGCCCCCTAGGCCCACAGGGCCGCGTCGACTGGCAGTGCAGGTGTGCAGCCGAAACCAGTACTGCTCTGACACGCGGTTCCTGATGGGCCTTCACGCCATGAAGAGGAGGCAACTGGGCCAGCTGGGGTACTGTGCTGTGGAGCTGCACCCTTGGGAATGGCTACCCCTGCTGCGTCGCTCACGTGCTGACAAGCTGGCCTACCTACACAGCAAACTGTACAGCACATTGGACTGA